In Microbacterium cremeum, a genomic segment contains:
- a CDS encoding MerR family transcriptional regulator — protein sequence MVSTMYTIGEFAAFGRVSVRMLRHYDAIGLLVPAHVDSHSGYRRYANTQLPRLLRIVELRELGVGLDEIASALDSDDESVLRRVLANRRAAVAASIDAETARLERIDRRLSLLEGTIAMTDNVQYRPVDAVTVYAASGIAPGGGPENVGPVVGTIITGLDASLSAAGRRIIEPGVFWYAPVPDSDDLAVHVSYIAEPQPQPGEGYDIVTLPAVETMATLIHRGDMTGIGESWSRLMQRVVDEGYRMTGPCREVYLEADGHEPGPDWVTELQVPVEKA from the coding sequence GTGGTCAGCACCATGTACACCATCGGAGAGTTCGCCGCCTTCGGGCGCGTCAGTGTGCGGATGCTGCGTCACTACGACGCGATCGGCCTGCTGGTTCCGGCGCACGTCGACTCGCACTCGGGGTATCGCAGGTACGCGAACACGCAGCTGCCGCGGCTGCTGCGCATCGTGGAGCTGCGAGAGCTGGGTGTCGGCCTCGACGAGATCGCCTCAGCGCTGGATTCGGACGACGAGAGCGTGCTTCGTCGCGTACTCGCGAATCGGCGGGCCGCGGTCGCCGCCTCGATCGACGCGGAGACCGCGCGACTGGAGCGGATCGATCGGCGTCTCTCCCTCCTGGAAGGAACCATCGCCATGACCGACAACGTGCAGTACCGCCCGGTCGACGCCGTCACCGTCTACGCCGCCTCGGGCATCGCCCCGGGAGGCGGCCCCGAGAACGTCGGTCCCGTCGTCGGGACGATCATCACGGGCCTGGATGCTTCGCTCTCGGCAGCCGGCCGCCGGATCATCGAACCGGGGGTCTTCTGGTACGCGCCCGTGCCGGACTCCGACGACCTCGCCGTCCACGTGTCGTACATCGCCGAACCGCAGCCGCAGCCCGGGGAGGGCTACGACATCGTCACGCTGCCGGCCGTCGAGACGATGGCGACGCTCATCCACCGCGGCGACATGACGGGCATCGGCGAATCGTGGTCCCGGCTGATGCAGCGCGTCGTCGACGAGGGCTATCGCATGACCGGGCCCTGCCGCGAGGTGTACCTCGAGGCGGATGGCCACGAGCCCGGCCCCGACTGGGTGACCGAGCTGCAGGTGCCGGTGGAGAAGGCGTAG
- a CDS encoding glycoside hydrolase family 2 TIM barrel-domain containing protein — translation MSPGAGRRAPRADAVSDAAVLSLDGTWRFRLSPTAEGTGDAFLADDFDDSAWDSMRVPSHWVLEEFTPLAGGPARRMLGTDEGPLYTNTAYPIPLDPPHVPTENPTGDYRLVFDVPAGFGAAVPRFQGVDSCAKAWLNGVELGWSTGSRLPFEFDAPVREGRNVLCVRVHRWSAGTYLEDQDMWWLPGIFRDVELIARPDGAIDDHFVHADFDAATGLGTLRVDASTAAVVEIPELGIRLPAGDTVMVPVEPWSAERPRLYRGTLRSRGETVELAVGFRHVEIVDGVFTVNGRAVKLRGVNRHEHHPGTGRALDRDTMIRDIVMMKRANIDAVRTSHYPPHPEFLRLCDEYGLWVVVEVDLETHGFIYEGWEHNPPALPEWRDAIMDRLRRTVERDKNRPSVVVWSLANESMTGDGFGEMRRWLDERDPSRAVLYERDPSYRDSDFYSIMYPSLELLAQIGRREEPRGGRLSMHGMVFDEPGALAPLPAGVTEEDEERRRGLPFLLVEYAHAMGNGPGSLQDYWRVINAHDRLCGAFVWEWIDHGFTATTADGIPFTMHGDDVDYEPRGGRFSLHGLVFSDRTPTPALVELAKAHEPVSLEVRGGHDSCAVYIVNNRHYVSTTDLEFRWSLEADGEVVAGGVLAVGEVAAGASAEVSIPDAAAAAAGRSDVVLTIEAVLAADALWAPAGHVVAWAQRAAVEPGAAEEPGAAVEPGAAVEPGAAAPGPVPDLEKPHSGREATPDVVSRRGRGFSTGVGAETGTVRVGPGVFDSATGRLVRLGDLELEGPVLDLYRAPIENDRGQGDTNNVAAVWHRTMLHRLLHRVDEVSVEGDALRVNGRTAPRTHPHGVAWSMTWQPRDGGLLLDVVVDFVGPWSDTPYMHRDIWVPRLGLLFAMPGDAESVTWFGRGPGETYVDSYEGSRVGRFARSIDDLQVPYPVPQENGNHVQTRWLEVAGAGLPTLRVEGRPEFDFTARRWTSHDLERAARPHELVDSGRVWLNIDRRQQGLGSASVGPALPEQYRVPRERTSWRVWLGTR, via the coding sequence ATGTCACCGGGCGCAGGCCGTCGTGCCCCCCGCGCCGATGCCGTGAGCGATGCCGCGGTGCTGAGCCTGGACGGCACCTGGCGGTTCCGCCTGTCGCCCACCGCCGAGGGCACCGGCGATGCGTTCCTCGCCGACGACTTCGACGACTCCGCGTGGGACTCGATGCGCGTGCCGTCGCACTGGGTGCTCGAGGAGTTCACGCCGCTCGCCGGCGGCCCCGCGCGCCGCATGCTGGGCACCGACGAGGGCCCGCTCTACACGAACACCGCGTACCCCATCCCGCTCGATCCGCCGCACGTGCCGACCGAGAACCCGACCGGCGACTACCGGCTCGTGTTCGACGTGCCGGCAGGATTCGGCGCGGCGGTGCCGCGATTCCAGGGCGTCGACTCGTGCGCCAAGGCGTGGCTCAACGGCGTCGAACTGGGGTGGTCGACGGGCAGCCGCCTGCCGTTCGAGTTCGATGCGCCGGTGCGCGAGGGCCGCAACGTGCTGTGCGTGCGGGTGCACCGCTGGTCGGCGGGCACGTACCTCGAAGACCAGGACATGTGGTGGCTCCCCGGCATCTTCCGCGACGTCGAGCTGATCGCACGCCCCGACGGTGCGATCGACGACCACTTCGTGCACGCCGACTTCGATGCCGCGACGGGCCTGGGCACGTTGCGGGTGGATGCCTCGACCGCGGCCGTCGTCGAGATCCCCGAGCTCGGCATCCGTCTGCCCGCCGGCGACACCGTCATGGTTCCGGTCGAGCCGTGGAGCGCGGAGCGCCCGCGCCTGTACCGCGGCACGCTGCGCTCGCGCGGCGAGACCGTCGAGCTCGCGGTCGGGTTCCGGCACGTCGAGATCGTCGACGGCGTGTTCACGGTGAACGGGCGCGCAGTGAAGCTGCGCGGCGTGAACCGCCACGAGCACCACCCCGGCACCGGGCGGGCGCTCGACCGCGACACGATGATCCGCGACATCGTGATGATGAAGCGGGCGAACATCGACGCGGTGCGGACGAGCCACTATCCGCCGCATCCGGAGTTCCTGAGGCTGTGCGACGAGTACGGACTGTGGGTGGTCGTCGAGGTCGACCTCGAGACGCACGGCTTCATCTACGAGGGGTGGGAGCACAACCCGCCGGCGCTGCCGGAATGGCGCGACGCGATCATGGACCGCCTGCGGCGCACGGTCGAGCGCGACAAGAACCGACCCAGCGTCGTGGTGTGGTCGCTCGCCAACGAGAGCATGACCGGCGACGGGTTCGGCGAGATGCGACGCTGGCTCGACGAGCGCGATCCGTCGCGCGCGGTGCTGTACGAGCGCGACCCGAGCTACCGGGACTCCGACTTCTACTCGATCATGTACCCGTCGCTCGAGCTGCTCGCGCAGATCGGCCGGCGCGAGGAGCCGCGCGGCGGACGGCTGAGCATGCACGGCATGGTGTTCGACGAGCCGGGTGCGCTCGCCCCGCTGCCCGCCGGCGTCACCGAAGAAGACGAGGAGCGTCGGCGGGGGCTGCCGTTCCTGCTCGTCGAGTACGCGCACGCGATGGGCAACGGGCCGGGCTCGCTGCAGGACTACTGGCGCGTCATCAATGCGCACGACCGGCTGTGCGGCGCCTTCGTGTGGGAGTGGATCGACCACGGGTTCACCGCGACCACGGCCGACGGCATCCCGTTCACGATGCACGGCGACGACGTCGACTACGAGCCGCGGGGCGGACGGTTCAGCCTGCACGGCCTGGTGTTCAGCGACCGCACGCCCACCCCCGCGCTCGTCGAGCTGGCCAAGGCGCACGAGCCCGTGTCACTCGAGGTGCGGGGCGGCCACGACTCGTGCGCCGTGTACATAGTGAACAACCGACATTATGTATCGACGACGGATCTGGAGTTCCGCTGGAGCCTCGAGGCCGACGGCGAGGTCGTCGCGGGCGGGGTGCTCGCGGTGGGCGAGGTGGCGGCGGGCGCGTCGGCGGAGGTCTCGATTCCGGATGCCGCGGCCGCCGCAGCAGGGCGGTCCGATGTGGTGCTCACCATCGAAGCCGTCCTCGCGGCCGATGCCCTGTGGGCTCCGGCGGGCCACGTCGTGGCGTGGGCCCAACGGGCGGCGGTGGAGCCCGGGGCGGCGGAGGAGCCGGGGGCGGCGGTGGAGCCCGGGGCGGCGGTGGAGCCCGGGGCGGCGGCGCCCGGGCCTGTGCCCGACCTCGAGAAACCACATTCCGGACGAGAAGCCACGCCAGACGTGGTTTCTCGACGTGGACGTGGTTTCTCGACGGGCGTGGGAGCCGAGACGGGGACGGTGCGGGTCGGGCCAGGCGTGTTCGACTCCGCCACCGGGCGTCTCGTGCGGCTCGGCGACCTCGAGCTCGAAGGGCCGGTGCTCGACCTCTACCGCGCGCCGATCGAGAACGACCGCGGCCAAGGTGACACCAACAACGTCGCGGCGGTGTGGCACAGGACGATGCTTCATCGTCTGCTGCACCGGGTCGACGAGGTCTCGGTCGAGGGCGACGCGCTGCGGGTGAACGGCCGGACGGCGCCGCGGACGCATCCGCACGGCGTCGCGTGGAGCATGACCTGGCAGCCACGGGACGGCGGCCTGCTCCTCGACGTGGTCGTGGACTTCGTCGGGCCGTGGTCGGACACGCCCTACATGCACCGCGACATCTGGGTGCCGCGCCTCGGGCTGCTGTTCGCGATGCCCGGAGACGCCGAGAGCGTCACATGGTTCGGGCGCGGACCCGGCGAGACCTACGTCGACTCGTACGAGGGGTCGCGCGTCGGGCGCTTCGCGCGGTCGATCGACGACTTGCAGGTGCCGTACCCGGTGCCGCAGGAGAACGGCAACCATGTGCAGACACGGTGGCTGGAGGTCGCCGGCGCCGGCCTGCCGACGCTGCGGGTCGAGGGTCGTCCCGAGTTCGACTTCACCGCGCGTCGCTGGACATCGCACGACCTGGAGCGCGCCGCCAGGCCGCACGAGCTGGTCGACTCGGGCCGTGTGTGGCTCAACATCGACCGCCGGCAGCAAGGTCTCGGGTCGGCATCCGTCGGCCCTGCCCTGCCCGAGCAGTACCGGGTGCCGCGCGAGCGGACGTCGTGGCGCGTGTGGCTCGGGACGCGCTGA
- a CDS encoding RuBisCO large subunit C-terminal-like domain-containing protein — MTAQHVIATYLIETSLPLQHAAEVLAGEQSTGTFVRVERESDDLRARFAAQVESLEEVPLTGASPLPGSVGDPARRRRARLRLRFPLGNFGPSLPNLLAAVAGNLFEIKELSAIKLIDLELPPAFAERYPGPAFGVGGTRRLLGRPSGAMIGTIVKPSIGLSPEDLAEVVGELAEAGIDFIKDDELQGNGPSAPLAERVRAVMPVLEHYADRTGRKPMYAFNITDDIGRLEANHDLVVAAGGTCVMACINLIGLPGLEFLRRHAEVPIHGHRAMLGAFNRSEQVGIGFRAWQKLARLAGADHLHTNGISNKFYETDAQVLDSIAAVREPLLGLTPTVPVLSSGQWGGLAHATYSAVGTTDLLVLAGGGIHGHPDGAAAGVASMREAWESAATGEAVEVALERSPALRRATELFGPVRV; from the coding sequence ATGACCGCACAGCACGTCATCGCGACGTATCTCATCGAGACCTCGCTCCCGCTGCAGCATGCGGCCGAGGTGCTCGCCGGCGAGCAGTCCACCGGCACGTTCGTGCGGGTCGAACGCGAGTCCGACGACCTCCGTGCGCGCTTCGCGGCGCAGGTCGAATCGCTCGAGGAGGTGCCACTCACCGGCGCCTCACCGCTGCCGGGGTCTGTCGGCGACCCGGCGCGGCGCCGCCGTGCGCGGCTGCGCCTGCGTTTTCCGCTCGGCAACTTCGGGCCCTCACTCCCCAACCTGCTCGCCGCCGTCGCCGGCAACCTGTTCGAGATCAAAGAGCTGTCGGCGATCAAGCTGATCGACCTCGAGCTGCCGCCGGCGTTCGCCGAGCGCTACCCGGGCCCGGCGTTCGGCGTCGGGGGGACGCGGCGGCTCTTGGGCCGCCCGAGCGGCGCGATGATCGGCACGATCGTGAAGCCGAGCATCGGACTCTCGCCCGAAGACCTGGCCGAGGTCGTGGGCGAGCTGGCCGAGGCGGGCATCGACTTCATCAAAGACGACGAGTTGCAGGGCAACGGCCCGAGCGCGCCGCTGGCCGAGCGCGTGCGCGCGGTCATGCCCGTGCTCGAGCACTACGCCGACCGCACCGGCCGCAAGCCCATGTACGCGTTCAACATCACCGACGACATCGGCCGCCTCGAGGCCAACCACGACCTCGTCGTCGCCGCCGGCGGCACGTGCGTCATGGCGTGCATCAACCTCATCGGGCTGCCGGGCCTGGAGTTCCTGCGCCGCCATGCCGAGGTGCCGATCCACGGTCACCGCGCGATGCTCGGCGCGTTCAACCGCTCCGAGCAGGTCGGGATAGGGTTCCGAGCGTGGCAGAAGCTCGCCCGGCTCGCCGGCGCCGACCACCTGCACACCAACGGCATCAGCAACAAGTTCTACGAGACGGACGCCCAAGTGCTGGACTCGATCGCCGCGGTCCGCGAGCCGCTGCTCGGCCTCACGCCGACGGTGCCGGTGCTGTCGTCGGGCCAGTGGGGCGGTCTCGCGCACGCGACCTACTCGGCGGTCGGCACGACGGATCTTCTCGTGCTCGCCGGGGGCGGCATCCATGGTCATCCCGACGGGGCGGCCGCAGGCGTCGCGAGCATGCGCGAGGCGTGGGAGTCGGCCGCGACCGGCGAGGCGGTCGAGGTCGCGCTCGAGCGCTCCCCGGCGCTCCGCCGGGCGACCGAGCTGTTCGGGCCGGTCCGTGTCTAG
- a CDS encoding alpha/beta hydrolase-fold protein produces the protein MVAMATAAALGVSALLAAQPAAAAEDSWVAEIDNVVPDVYRFTVPTSAVQPATGIAGSVVAVEGNFAPGKTWTTLNMGASGGNWTSTIGPLEPGLYYYQYTARPSWGEDAIAFRNPASPQEVTSKPTWNTLFVDGPGAEWLADVPAGGSLEELSYDSSVAGAERSALVWTPPGYDENRATPYPVLYLLQDEGQSYREWVELGRLKQILDNLTVGGDAEPMVVVMGDGDTDEIRGEVVKNLLPAAEQAFNISSDAEDRAIAGIGRGASQALSLLVSATGEFSNVGSFSGDLEQNVGKGKARQINDATDLIRLYVGNVTDPNYNPTVALADKFSRAGVEFQSDGSDPETGGTWDTWQKSLHDFAQRVFQTPGDTGPSEGHLPLEPHSLPAPGTTPTPWIDENGVVTFETGTDFADANHVTVWGNFGPAGSWPRTPMTKQDDGRWRLTMPVEAGSYYYKFVVEGVDHKDGTNPTTVLSEPNWSTFQVPGDETLRGEYTTPVAPEARGDVEVMNYTSTANGNPTRSAYVWTPPDYDADRAEPYPVFYLQHGGGQTWTDWIEVGFAAQILDNHYAKGNIVPMVVVMANGNGVNFPNEITQRITVTAEAQYNVSSDGDNRALAGLSMGSGHTLSTLWAHPGEFAYIGAMSAFGNVPANADVAAINDGTKLLRVYSGDVQDFTYGATLTLISSMTNRGVEHEFAPIIPGPHSWDVWQKSLIDLLPRLFQG, from the coding sequence ATGGTGGCGATGGCCACGGCGGCCGCGTTGGGAGTGTCCGCACTCCTCGCGGCCCAGCCGGCCGCAGCCGCCGAGGACTCGTGGGTCGCCGAGATCGACAACGTCGTCCCGGACGTCTACCGGTTCACGGTTCCCACCTCGGCGGTCCAGCCGGCGACCGGCATCGCCGGCTCGGTCGTGGCTGTCGAAGGAAACTTCGCGCCGGGCAAGACCTGGACGACCCTGAACATGGGGGCCAGCGGAGGCAACTGGACCTCGACCATCGGCCCGCTCGAGCCGGGTCTGTACTACTACCAGTACACGGCGCGGCCGTCGTGGGGTGAGGACGCCATCGCGTTCCGCAACCCGGCCAGCCCTCAGGAGGTGACATCGAAACCGACGTGGAACACGCTGTTCGTCGACGGCCCGGGCGCCGAGTGGCTCGCAGACGTGCCGGCGGGCGGGAGCCTCGAAGAGCTCAGCTACGACAGTTCCGTCGCGGGCGCCGAACGGTCGGCCCTGGTGTGGACGCCCCCGGGCTATGACGAGAATCGCGCGACACCGTACCCGGTGCTCTACCTCCTCCAGGACGAGGGGCAGAGCTATCGCGAATGGGTGGAGCTCGGGCGGCTGAAGCAGATCCTCGACAACCTGACGGTCGGCGGAGACGCCGAGCCGATGGTCGTCGTGATGGGTGACGGCGACACGGACGAGATCCGCGGCGAGGTGGTCAAGAACCTCCTCCCGGCCGCGGAGCAGGCGTTCAACATCTCGAGCGACGCCGAAGATCGAGCGATCGCCGGCATCGGGCGCGGGGCCTCGCAGGCCCTCAGCCTCCTGGTCAGCGCCACGGGAGAGTTCTCGAACGTGGGCTCCTTCTCGGGCGACCTCGAGCAGAACGTGGGCAAGGGCAAGGCGCGGCAGATCAACGACGCGACCGACCTCATCCGTCTGTACGTCGGAAACGTCACCGATCCGAACTACAACCCGACGGTGGCCCTCGCCGACAAGTTCAGCCGGGCCGGCGTCGAGTTCCAGTCGGACGGCTCCGACCCTGAGACCGGCGGCACGTGGGACACGTGGCAGAAGAGCCTGCACGACTTCGCGCAGCGCGTGTTCCAGACTCCGGGCGACACCGGTCCGAGTGAAGGCCACCTTCCGCTCGAACCGCACTCGCTCCCGGCCCCGGGCACCACTCCGACGCCGTGGATCGACGAGAACGGCGTCGTGACCTTCGAGACCGGGACGGACTTCGCCGACGCGAACCACGTGACGGTGTGGGGCAACTTCGGTCCTGCGGGCAGCTGGCCGCGCACACCCATGACCAAGCAGGATGACGGGCGCTGGCGGCTGACGATGCCGGTCGAAGCGGGTTCGTACTACTACAAGTTCGTCGTCGAAGGTGTCGACCACAAGGACGGGACCAACCCGACGACCGTGTTGTCCGAGCCCAACTGGAGTACGTTCCAGGTGCCCGGCGACGAGACGCTCCGTGGCGAGTACACGACCCCGGTCGCACCCGAAGCCCGCGGCGACGTCGAGGTCATGAACTACACGAGCACTGCGAACGGCAACCCGACTCGATCCGCCTACGTGTGGACACCGCCGGACTACGACGCCGACCGCGCCGAGCCCTACCCGGTGTTCTACCTCCAGCACGGCGGCGGACAGACGTGGACGGACTGGATCGAGGTCGGCTTCGCTGCCCAGATCCTGGACAACCACTACGCCAAGGGCAACATCGTGCCGATGGTGGTCGTCATGGCCAACGGCAACGGCGTGAACTTCCCCAACGAGATCACGCAGCGCATCACCGTGACGGCCGAGGCGCAGTACAACGTCAGCAGCGACGGTGACAACCGCGCACTGGCGGGACTGTCGATGGGCTCCGGGCACACCCTCAGCACGCTGTGGGCCCACCCGGGCGAGTTCGCCTACATCGGTGCGATGTCGGCGTTCGGCAACGTCCCCGCCAACGCGGACGTGGCGGCGATCAACGACGGGACCAAGCTCCTGCGGGTGTATTCCGGTGACGTCCAGGACTTCACCTATGGAGCGACGCTGACCCTGATCAGCAGCATGACGAACCGCGGTGTCGAGCACGAGTTCGCACCGATCATCCCCGGCCCGCACAGCTGGGACGTATGGCAGAAGTCGCTGATCGACTTGCTGCCGCGCCTGTTCCAGGGCTGA
- a CDS encoding four-carbon acid sugar kinase family protein encodes MSGLGAAFYGDDFTGSVDALLQFTRRGWTGRLFTGLPDAETLRRTASEVDVVGVAGISRSLTPAAMAEELRPVFAAFAALEPEVVQYKACSTADSAPTIGSLGRVVELAREVFGDATVPMLFAQPDFGRYTLFGHHFAAERGVVYRLDRQPTMSTHPSTPMTEADLALHVGRQTELPIGAIPIVSYADLGARLRGAPEAAVVLDAVTDDDLATVGAALHGLPRPVFAIGSGGLSHGLAAADPGSAPPIARSTPSSGPVLVVSGSRSAQTRRQADAAAAAGWMVRPLPLAADAVGAAIDDVVEALRAGRGVVLTSDDTDTRAAGERPVLESIAAAAASVVSSVVRAGASRRVIVCGGDTSSRITRLLGVEALSIAANPWGNVVLLRAHAADPALDGAELLLKGGQVGADSLFTDIAALGA; translated from the coding sequence GTGTCTGGACTGGGCGCCGCGTTCTACGGCGACGACTTCACCGGCAGCGTCGACGCGCTGCTGCAGTTCACGCGGCGCGGGTGGACGGGGCGGCTGTTCACGGGCCTTCCGGATGCCGAGACCCTGCGCCGCACCGCGTCCGAGGTCGACGTGGTCGGGGTGGCGGGGATCTCGCGATCGCTCACCCCCGCCGCCATGGCAGAGGAGCTGCGTCCGGTGTTCGCGGCCTTCGCCGCGCTGGAGCCCGAGGTGGTGCAGTACAAGGCGTGCTCGACCGCGGACTCCGCGCCGACGATCGGGAGCCTCGGACGCGTGGTCGAGCTTGCGCGTGAAGTCTTCGGGGACGCGACCGTGCCGATGCTGTTCGCGCAGCCCGACTTCGGCCGCTACACGCTCTTCGGCCATCACTTCGCCGCCGAGCGCGGGGTGGTCTACCGCCTCGACCGGCAGCCGACGATGTCGACCCACCCGAGCACCCCGATGACCGAGGCCGACCTCGCGCTGCATGTCGGGCGGCAGACCGAGTTGCCGATCGGGGCGATCCCGATCGTGTCCTACGCCGACCTGGGCGCTCGTCTTCGCGGCGCGCCCGAAGCGGCGGTGGTGCTGGACGCGGTGACCGACGACGATCTCGCCACGGTCGGCGCCGCGCTGCACGGGCTGCCGCGCCCGGTGTTCGCGATCGGGTCGGGCGGGCTGTCGCATGGCCTCGCGGCGGCCGATCCCGGGTCGGCGCCGCCGATCGCTCGCTCGACCCCGAGCTCGGGACCTGTCCTCGTGGTCTCGGGCAGCCGTTCGGCGCAGACGCGTCGGCAGGCGGATGCCGCGGCCGCCGCGGGCTGGATGGTGCGGCCGCTCCCGCTCGCCGCCGATGCGGTAGGCGCTGCGATCGACGACGTGGTCGAAGCATTGAGAGCCGGGCGCGGAGTCGTGCTCACCTCGGACGACACCGACACCCGCGCGGCGGGCGAGCGACCCGTGCTCGAGTCGATCGCGGCGGCCGCGGCATCCGTCGTCTCATCGGTCGTGCGAGCAGGCGCGAGCCGGCGGGTGATCGTGTGCGGCGGAGACACGTCGAGCCGCATCACCAGGCTGCTCGGGGTCGAGGCGCTGTCGATCGCCGCGAACCCGTGGGGCAACGTCGTGCTGCTGCGCGCACACGCCGCCGACCCCGCTCTGGACGGAGCGGAACTGCTGCTGAAGGGCGGCCAGGTCGGCGCGGACTCTCTCTTCACCGACATCGCCGCCCTCGGCGCCTGA
- a CDS encoding NUDIX hydrolase: MTRVSLVPASYVFLRRHGAVLLQLRHNTGYMDGYWTAGAAGHIELGETAVDAAIREAREELGVVIEPSGLNPSTVMQRTDGTAEPREQRVDWFFVCDAWSGEPTILEPRKCAELAWFGLDALPEHVPDYERLALDAVREGHASSLLSFGF, translated from the coding sequence ATGACTCGCGTGTCACTCGTTCCCGCTTCGTACGTCTTCCTCCGTCGTCACGGCGCGGTGCTGCTGCAGCTGCGGCACAACACCGGCTATATGGACGGCTACTGGACCGCGGGCGCAGCCGGTCACATCGAGCTCGGCGAGACAGCTGTCGACGCCGCGATCCGTGAGGCGCGCGAAGAGCTCGGGGTCGTCATCGAGCCCTCCGGCTTGAACCCGTCGACGGTGATGCAGCGCACCGACGGCACCGCCGAGCCGCGCGAGCAGCGGGTCGACTGGTTCTTCGTGTGCGATGCATGGTCGGGCGAGCCGACGATCCTCGAGCCGAGGAAGTGCGCCGAGCTGGCCTGGTTCGGCCTCGACGCGCTGCCCGAGCACGTGCCCGACTACGAGAGGCTCGCGCTCGACGCGGTCCGGGAGGGGCACGCGTCGAGCCTCTTGTCGTTCGGGTTCTGA